A genomic window from Microbacterium sp. ET2 includes:
- a CDS encoding glycoside hydrolase family 30 protein: protein MKKTLSSLAAVALTGAALAVPAAATANDATAIDLQPESVQQTIDGFGYSAAFQRTHRLNLLSDEKKAEAVELLLGDTGVDPSILRLGIGGQSTGPYDWMLSIQPDDPGGPDAEPNYQWDGYDNGQVWFAQAAEAAGVEYIYGNAWTAPGYMKTNNSAANGGTLCGLSGTACPGGDWTDAYANYLVAWADFYADEGVGIDGIAFTNEPDYTSSYESMRFTPQQAVEFTKTAGPVFDASGYDLLCCESFGWNQGKNYHSAIQEDSEASQWVDVLTAHSYASRSDSAFETDKPLWMSEWAASVAGLTEFNANWDGNPGAGSDGIRMVDHMMDTLMSANATGYLWWLGVSQGGSGSLMVVDPENDTFTVGSRLYGMAAFSRFIRPDAVRFDAVHAIEGVKVAAFDNADGSRVVQVLNNNTASVSTDIDIDSQPTAYLNDQANQLVETEGIATTADGRTTLELPARSLVTLVVEPGASEGDGEGIPIEATVPGPGEPGSLSLTVADFGAGVVLSPGENAGDRIRFEGELPVVTVTDSRSEDQAGAGGWAVSGQSSDFTAGGETLGAEHLQWTPEVLTPRPGVSAGDAVATVMSGGPGLADPQRLGDAAPEGRFGSTQLGADLALEAPVDTPAGTYEGVLTVTLFPED, encoded by the coding sequence GTGAAAAAGACATTGTCGTCACTTGCCGCTGTGGCGCTCACGGGAGCGGCGCTCGCCGTCCCCGCAGCCGCAACAGCCAATGACGCGACGGCGATCGACCTGCAGCCTGAAAGCGTGCAGCAGACGATCGACGGCTTCGGCTACTCCGCCGCGTTCCAACGCACCCATCGCCTGAACCTCCTCTCCGACGAGAAGAAGGCCGAAGCGGTCGAACTCCTCCTCGGCGACACCGGCGTCGATCCCTCGATCCTGCGGCTCGGGATCGGCGGCCAATCGACCGGGCCCTACGACTGGATGCTGTCCATTCAGCCCGACGACCCCGGCGGGCCGGACGCCGAGCCGAACTACCAGTGGGACGGTTACGACAACGGGCAGGTGTGGTTCGCGCAGGCAGCCGAAGCCGCCGGCGTCGAGTACATCTACGGCAACGCCTGGACCGCACCCGGCTACATGAAGACGAACAACAGTGCAGCCAACGGCGGCACCCTCTGCGGACTGTCGGGAACGGCGTGCCCAGGTGGGGACTGGACGGATGCCTACGCGAACTACCTCGTCGCGTGGGCGGACTTCTATGCCGATGAGGGCGTCGGGATCGACGGGATCGCCTTCACCAACGAGCCCGACTACACCTCGTCCTACGAGTCGATGCGCTTCACTCCGCAGCAGGCGGTGGAGTTCACCAAGACTGCCGGACCGGTCTTCGATGCCTCCGGCTACGACCTCCTGTGCTGCGAGTCGTTCGGCTGGAATCAGGGTAAGAACTATCACAGCGCCATCCAAGAGGACTCCGAGGCTTCGCAGTGGGTGGACGTCTTGACCGCGCACTCGTACGCCAGCCGCTCCGACTCGGCATTCGAGACGGACAAGCCGCTGTGGATGTCGGAATGGGCGGCCTCGGTCGCCGGTCTGACGGAGTTCAACGCGAACTGGGACGGTAACCCGGGCGCAGGCTCGGACGGCATCCGCATGGTCGATCACATGATGGACACCCTGATGAGCGCCAACGCGACCGGATACCTCTGGTGGCTCGGCGTGAGCCAGGGCGGCTCTGGCTCGCTCATGGTGGTCGATCCCGAGAACGACACATTCACGGTGGGTTCGCGCCTCTACGGCATGGCCGCCTTCAGCCGGTTCATCCGGCCAGACGCGGTGCGCTTCGACGCCGTCCATGCGATCGAGGGCGTGAAAGTCGCTGCCTTCGACAACGCCGACGGCAGTCGGGTGGTGCAGGTGCTGAACAACAACACCGCCTCGGTGTCGACGGACATCGACATCGACAGCCAGCCGACCGCGTACCTCAACGACCAGGCAAATCAGCTGGTCGAGACCGAGGGCATCGCGACCACGGCGGACGGACGCACCACTCTCGAGCTTCCCGCTCGATCGCTGGTGACGCTGGTCGTCGAGCCCGGGGCATCCGAGGGCGACGGCGAGGGTATCCCCATCGAGGCGACGGTGCCCGGGCCCGGCGAGCCGGGTTCGCTGTCGCTGACGGTGGCCGACTTCGGAGCGGGAGTCGTGCTCAGCCCCGGCGAGAACGCCGGCGACCGCATCCGCTTCGAGGGCGAGCTTCCCGTCGTGACGGTCACCGACTCTCGCAGCGAAGATCAGGCGGGCGCCGGAGGGTGGGCGGTGTCGGGCCAGTCGAGCGATTTCACCGCCGGCGGCGAGACGCTCGGCGCGGAGCATCTCCAGTGGACGCCCGAAGTGCTCACCCCTCGCCCTGGGGTCAGCGCGGGCGATGCGGTGGCGACGGTCATGAGCGGCGGGCCAGGCCTTGCAGATCCTCAGCGTCTGGGCGACGCCGCCCCAGAGGGGCGATTCGGCTCCACGCAGCTCGGGGCGGACCTCGCGCTCGAAGCCCCGGTGGACACGCCGGCGGGCACCTATGAGGGTGTCCTCACGGTCACCCTCTTCCCCGAGGACTGA
- the manD gene encoding D-mannonate dehydratase ManD encodes MTSAARIRSAEVLVASPARNFVTLRITTDDGVVGLGDATLNGRELAVAAYLRDHVAPLLVGRDAHRIEDVWQLLYRSAYWRRGPVTMTAVAAVDMALWDIKGRMAQMPVYQLLGGASRDGCLVYAHASGADLDDLGDSVRARLEEGYRAVRLQVAVPGMGGGYGISSSRASGGRYTYEPAKRAGLQIEEGWDSRRYLRFAPHLFAWAREEFGPELMLLHDVHHRLTPIESARLGRSLEPFDLFWLEDCTPVENQEAFRLIRQHTTTPLAVGEVLNSIWDFRTLIQEQLIDFVRASVTHTGGITHLKRVFEFAAQYQVRSGSHGPTDISPVGMAAALHLGLAIHNFGIQEHMAHHDLTHEVFRTSYRYADGFLHPGNAPGLGVEYDDAAAQAFAYSPALLPAARLTDGTVHDW; translated from the coding sequence GTGACGAGTGCGGCGCGCATCCGCTCAGCGGAGGTCCTTGTCGCCAGTCCCGCCCGGAACTTCGTCACGCTGCGCATCACGACCGACGACGGGGTCGTGGGCCTGGGCGATGCGACACTCAACGGCCGTGAGCTCGCTGTCGCCGCCTATCTGCGTGACCACGTCGCACCCCTGCTCGTCGGTCGCGACGCGCACCGCATCGAGGACGTGTGGCAGCTGCTCTACCGCTCGGCGTACTGGCGTCGCGGTCCGGTCACCATGACCGCTGTGGCGGCGGTCGACATGGCGCTGTGGGACATCAAGGGCCGGATGGCGCAGATGCCCGTGTACCAGTTACTGGGCGGCGCCTCGCGAGACGGATGCCTCGTCTACGCGCACGCCTCCGGCGCCGATCTCGACGACCTCGGCGACTCCGTGCGCGCCCGTCTCGAGGAGGGCTACCGCGCAGTGCGGCTGCAGGTCGCGGTGCCGGGGATGGGCGGGGGGTACGGGATCTCCTCGTCACGCGCCAGCGGCGGCCGATACACCTACGAACCGGCGAAGCGCGCGGGTCTTCAGATCGAGGAAGGATGGGACTCGCGGCGCTACCTGCGCTTCGCTCCCCACCTCTTCGCATGGGCCCGCGAAGAGTTCGGCCCCGAGCTCATGCTCCTCCACGACGTGCACCACCGCCTGACCCCGATCGAGTCCGCGCGCCTCGGGCGCAGCCTCGAGCCCTTCGACCTGTTCTGGCTGGAGGACTGCACACCGGTCGAGAACCAGGAGGCGTTCCGTCTGATCCGGCAGCATACGACCACCCCCCTCGCGGTCGGAGAGGTGCTGAATTCGATCTGGGATTTCCGGACGCTCATCCAGGAGCAGCTCATCGACTTCGTGCGCGCCTCCGTCACCCATACCGGCGGCATCACCCACCTGAAGCGCGTGTTCGAGTTCGCCGCGCAGTACCAGGTCAGATCGGGAAGTCACGGACCCACCGACATCTCCCCCGTCGGGATGGCGGCCGCCCTGCACCTGGGCCTGGCCATTCACAACTTCGGGATCCAGGAGCACATGGCCCACCACGACCTCACCCACGAGGTGTTCCGCACCTCGTACCGATACGCCGACGGGTTCCTCCACCCCGGCAATGCGCCGGGTCTCGGCGTCGAGTACGACGACGCCGCCGCGCAGGCGTTCGCCTATTCGCCCGCGCTTCTGCCGGCCGCGCGCCTGACCGACGGCACCGTCCATGACTGGTGA
- the xylA gene encoding xylose isomerase, producing MPTPTRADKFSFGLWTIGYNGTDPFGGPTRPALDVVHAVEKLAELGAYGLTFHDDDLFAFGSSDSERQTQIDRLKGALADTGLIVPMVTTNLFSAPVFKDGGFTSNDRQVRRFALRKVLRNIDLAAELGAKTFVMWGGREGAEYDAAKDIRAALERYREAVNLLGDYVTDKGYDIRFAIEPKPNEPRGDILLPTLGHALAFIDSLERPELVGLNPEVGHEQMAGLNFAAGIAQALYHGKLYHIDLNGQRGIKYDQDLVFGHGDLHNAFALVDLLENGGPGGVPAYDGPRHFDYKPSRTEDETGVWDSAAANMRTYLLLKERAAAFRADPEVQEALEASKVTELAQPTLNAGESYDDLLGDRSAYEDFDAQAYLGGHGFGFVRLQQLATEHLLGAR from the coding sequence ATGCCCACCCCCACCCGCGCCGACAAGTTCTCGTTCGGCCTCTGGACCATCGGATACAACGGCACCGACCCGTTCGGCGGCCCGACCCGACCGGCGTTGGACGTCGTCCACGCCGTCGAGAAGCTCGCTGAGCTCGGCGCCTACGGACTCACCTTCCACGACGACGACCTCTTCGCCTTCGGCTCGAGCGACAGCGAGCGCCAGACGCAGATCGACCGGTTGAAGGGCGCCCTCGCCGACACCGGCCTCATCGTGCCGATGGTGACCACCAACCTCTTCTCCGCACCGGTCTTCAAGGACGGCGGGTTCACCTCGAACGACCGTCAGGTCCGCCGCTTCGCGCTCCGCAAGGTGCTCCGCAACATCGACCTCGCCGCCGAGCTCGGTGCGAAGACGTTCGTGATGTGGGGCGGCCGCGAGGGCGCGGAGTACGACGCCGCAAAGGACATCCGCGCCGCTCTCGAGCGCTACCGCGAGGCCGTGAACCTCCTCGGCGACTACGTCACCGACAAGGGCTACGACATCCGCTTCGCGATCGAGCCGAAGCCCAACGAGCCCCGCGGTGACATCCTGCTCCCCACGCTGGGGCACGCTCTGGCGTTCATCGATTCGCTCGAGCGCCCTGAGCTCGTGGGCCTGAACCCCGAGGTCGGCCATGAGCAGATGGCGGGCCTGAACTTCGCCGCCGGCATCGCGCAGGCGCTCTACCACGGCAAGCTCTATCACATCGACCTCAACGGGCAGCGCGGCATCAAGTACGACCAGGACCTCGTGTTCGGTCACGGCGACCTGCACAACGCCTTCGCCCTGGTCGACCTGCTCGAGAACGGCGGCCCGGGTGGCGTGCCCGCCTACGACGGCCCGCGTCACTTCGACTACAAGCCCTCGCGCACCGAGGACGAGACCGGTGTCTGGGACTCGGCGGCCGCCAACATGCGCACCTACCTGCTGCTCAAGGAGCGCGCCGCGGCCTTCCGCGCCGACCCCGAGGTGCAGGAGGCACTGGAGGCGTCGAAGGTCACCGAGCTCGCCCAGCCGACGCTGAACGCGGGAGAGTCGTACGACGACCTGCTCGGCGACCGCTCGGCGTACGAGGACTTCGACGCGCAGGCCTACCTCGGCGGCCACGGGTTCGGCTTCGTCCGCCTGCAGCAGCTGGCCACCGAGCACCTGCTCGGCGCGCGCTGA
- a CDS encoding LacI family DNA-binding transcriptional regulator: MVTVHDVAARSGVSIATVSRALREPHRVSGDTRDRVLAAIDELGYRPNRAAASLRRGRTGVIALVVPDIENPYFSSMTKGAQATSRERGYGLVVVDTTERADVEDEEIRALRSQIDGLILVSSRLSDDRLAEVVAENTCVLINRDLGKTGPATPSVTIDESAAGRAAIEHLHGLGHRRIAYVGGPATSWSQARRSRGIAAAAAALPDLVLVEIADAVPTSAGGRAVAAEALRTEATAVIAYNDLVALGMLAQWSESGIRVPDQVSLVGFDNTFVTGLASPPLTSVGADLRELGDAAVELLLERIDARGGTPEGGMHRSLHPRLAVRASTGAPED; this comes from the coding sequence ATGGTGACCGTCCACGACGTCGCGGCGCGATCGGGAGTCTCGATCGCCACCGTGTCGCGCGCACTGCGAGAGCCTCATCGCGTTTCAGGTGACACGCGTGACCGGGTGCTCGCCGCGATCGATGAGCTGGGATATCGGCCCAACAGGGCCGCGGCAAGCCTGCGTCGCGGCCGGACGGGGGTGATCGCGCTCGTGGTGCCCGACATCGAGAACCCGTACTTCTCGTCGATGACCAAGGGCGCGCAGGCGACCTCGCGCGAGCGCGGGTACGGCCTGGTCGTCGTGGACACGACCGAGCGCGCCGATGTCGAGGACGAGGAGATCCGTGCGCTGCGCTCGCAGATCGACGGCCTGATCCTTGTCTCCTCCCGCCTCTCGGACGACCGGCTCGCAGAGGTCGTGGCGGAGAACACCTGCGTCCTGATCAACCGGGACCTTGGGAAAACGGGCCCCGCCACCCCATCGGTCACGATCGACGAGTCCGCCGCCGGCCGAGCCGCGATCGAGCATCTCCACGGTCTCGGCCACCGCCGCATCGCCTACGTCGGCGGGCCCGCGACGTCGTGGTCGCAGGCCCGGCGGTCGAGAGGAATCGCAGCGGCCGCCGCCGCGCTGCCGGACCTTGTGCTGGTGGAGATCGCAGACGCCGTGCCCACCTCTGCCGGAGGACGTGCGGTTGCGGCTGAGGCGTTGCGGACCGAGGCCACCGCTGTGATCGCTTACAACGACCTGGTCGCACTGGGGATGCTGGCGCAGTGGTCGGAGTCGGGCATCCGGGTGCCTGATCAAGTGAGCCTGGTCGGATTCGACAACACCTTCGTGACGGGGCTCGCCTCCCCGCCCCTGACCAGTGTCGGCGCCGACTTGCGGGAGCTCGGCGATGCCGCCGTCGAGCTGCTTCTGGAGCGGATCGATGCCCGCGGGGGCACGCCCGAAGGCGGCATGCACCGCTCCCTTCATCCGCGTCTCGCCGTTCGCGCCTCCACGGGGGCGCCTGAAGACTGA
- a CDS encoding beta-glucosidase family protein, with product MKLSIPVPNDADEGIAAGARALDPDAIAGDVTGGVVELLVSRMSLEEKLAQLYGVWVGASAEGGDVAPHQHDVEEAVDLDALLPAGLGQLTRPFGTKPVDAGVAALSLMRTQQRLRGASRFGIPAVAHEECLAGFAAWGATAYPVPLSWGATFDPELVGRMGRRIGDDMRSVGVHQGLAPVLDVVRDARWGRVEETIGEDPHLVATVGTAYVSGLESAGVVATLKHFVGYSASKGGRNLAPVSIGARELQDVLLPPFEMAIREGGVRSVMNSYADLDGVPTAADRTLLTELLREEWGFEGTVVADYFSVAFLKLLHGVAYSWGDAAGAALEAGIDVELPTVKTFGEPLRRAVDEGIVEEALVDRALRRVLRQKEQLGLLASDWSAVPMALAEADLSSPESVRGTVDLDPPRNRELARRLAEEAIVLLRNDGTLPLDRPASIAVIGPNADDPYAMLGCYSFPTHVVTQHPGTELGIRIPTLLEVLREEFPGARVDHEIGTSVDGGETTGIDAAVAAARAADVVVLALGDRAGLFGRGTSGEGCDAASLDLPGAQQQLLDAVIDAGIPAIVVLLAGRPYALGRAVDESAAVIEAFFPGEEGAGAIAGVLSGRINPSGRLPVSVPSSPGAQPTTYLASTLARRTEVSNIDPTAAFPFGHGLSYTSFTWSDLDGDAAEITTDGEVTLSLRVTNDGERAGTDVVQLYLHDPVATVARPLQKLIAYARVPLERGESADVRFRVHADLAAYTGAAGKRIVDAGRLVLSAGRSSADLVSDYAIVLSGPVRQVDHRRRLRAEIEVSSVSARL from the coding sequence ATGAAACTTTCGATTCCGGTTCCGAACGACGCCGATGAGGGCATCGCCGCCGGAGCACGTGCTCTCGATCCCGACGCCATCGCCGGCGACGTCACCGGTGGCGTCGTCGAATTGCTCGTCTCTCGCATGTCGCTGGAGGAGAAGCTCGCGCAGCTCTACGGAGTGTGGGTGGGCGCGTCGGCTGAGGGCGGCGACGTGGCGCCCCACCAGCACGATGTCGAAGAGGCCGTCGACCTCGACGCGCTCCTGCCGGCGGGCCTCGGGCAGCTGACGCGACCGTTCGGCACGAAGCCGGTCGATGCCGGGGTGGCGGCGCTCTCGCTCATGCGGACGCAGCAGCGCCTTCGTGGGGCATCCCGCTTCGGAATTCCGGCCGTGGCTCACGAGGAGTGCCTCGCGGGCTTCGCCGCCTGGGGTGCGACGGCCTACCCCGTGCCCCTGAGCTGGGGGGCGACCTTCGACCCCGAGCTGGTCGGACGCATGGGCCGTCGCATCGGTGACGACATGCGATCGGTCGGCGTGCACCAGGGCCTCGCGCCGGTGCTGGATGTCGTGCGGGATGCGCGGTGGGGCCGTGTCGAGGAGACGATCGGCGAAGACCCGCACCTCGTCGCGACCGTCGGTACTGCGTACGTGTCGGGTCTCGAGTCGGCAGGCGTCGTCGCGACGCTGAAGCACTTCGTCGGCTACTCCGCCTCCAAGGGCGGCCGCAACCTCGCCCCGGTGTCGATCGGTGCGCGTGAACTGCAGGACGTGCTCCTTCCGCCGTTCGAGATGGCGATTCGGGAGGGTGGCGTCCGCAGTGTGATGAACTCGTACGCCGACCTCGACGGCGTGCCCACCGCAGCCGACCGGACCCTCCTCACGGAGCTTCTGCGCGAGGAGTGGGGCTTCGAGGGGACGGTTGTCGCCGACTACTTCTCCGTCGCGTTCCTGAAGCTCCTCCACGGCGTCGCCTATTCCTGGGGGGATGCCGCGGGTGCGGCGCTGGAGGCTGGAATCGACGTCGAGCTGCCGACCGTCAAGACGTTCGGCGAGCCCCTTCGGCGTGCGGTCGATGAGGGGATCGTCGAGGAAGCGCTCGTCGATCGGGCTCTTCGGCGGGTTCTGAGGCAGAAGGAGCAGCTCGGTTTGCTCGCGTCAGACTGGTCGGCGGTGCCCATGGCCCTGGCCGAGGCGGATCTGTCCTCGCCCGAGTCCGTGCGCGGCACGGTCGATCTCGATCCGCCCCGCAACCGCGAACTGGCACGGCGGCTGGCCGAGGAGGCGATCGTGCTCCTGCGCAACGACGGGACGCTGCCCCTCGACCGACCGGCGTCGATCGCCGTGATCGGTCCCAACGCGGACGATCCGTATGCCATGCTCGGCTGCTACTCCTTCCCGACCCACGTCGTCACGCAGCATCCCGGAACGGAGCTGGGCATCCGCATCCCCACGCTCCTCGAGGTGCTGCGCGAAGAGTTCCCCGGCGCCAGAGTCGATCACGAGATCGGTACGAGCGTCGACGGCGGGGAGACCACCGGCATCGACGCCGCCGTCGCCGCGGCACGCGCCGCGGACGTGGTCGTCCTCGCTCTCGGTGATCGTGCCGGTCTCTTCGGGCGCGGGACGAGCGGGGAGGGATGCGACGCGGCATCGCTCGACCTGCCCGGCGCTCAGCAGCAGCTGCTCGACGCCGTGATCGACGCGGGCATCCCCGCGATCGTCGTCCTGCTCGCCGGGCGCCCCTACGCCCTGGGTCGCGCGGTGGACGAGTCCGCCGCGGTGATCGAAGCGTTCTTCCCGGGCGAGGAGGGGGCGGGCGCGATCGCGGGCGTGTTGAGCGGCCGGATCAACCCGAGCGGTCGCCTGCCGGTGAGCGTCCCGTCGTCGCCGGGTGCTCAGCCGACGACCTATCTGGCATCCACGCTCGCCCGGCGCACCGAGGTCTCCAACATCGACCCCACCGCTGCGTTCCCCTTCGGTCATGGTCTGTCGTACACCTCCTTCACGTGGTCCGATCTCGACGGGGACGCGGCGGAGATCACGACGGACGGCGAGGTGACGCTGAGCCTGCGTGTGACGAACGACGGCGAGCGCGCCGGGACCGATGTGGTGCAGCTCTATCTGCACGACCCGGTGGCAACGGTTGCCCGGCCGCTGCAGAAGCTGATCGCCTACGCGCGGGTGCCGCTGGAGCGGGGCGAATCAGCCGACGTCCGCTTCCGGGTGCACGCCGACCTGGCCGCTTACACCGGCGCTGCGGGGAAGCGGATCGTTGACGCCGGGCGGCTCGTCCTGTCGGCGGGCAGGTCGAGTGCAGACCTCGTCTCCGACTATGCGATCGTCCTCTCCGGACCTGTTCGGCAGGTTGATCACCGCCGCCGACTCCGTGCCGAGATCGAGGTGTCCTCGGTGTCAGCGCGGCTATGA
- a CDS encoding DUF624 domain-containing protein has protein sequence MNPSAPSPDPRQGAFWRATTVIYWYLVVEGCFLLASAPGFVGILLLERDASNIPLYALCLLPLGPAFSAAVSTLAARTTAEEPNVWPRFWRAYARNVGDVLWVWVPALAIATVLGTTVAFGAAAGVDLFFTGAAIVLLVVVALWASHALTIASFFRFRARDLARLALYYLAAKPLVTLGSASYLVLATAVVAFGSDWMLALAAVVFAAFAGANARPMVADITQRFIADNG, from the coding sequence GTGAACCCGTCCGCACCGTCTCCCGACCCGCGCCAGGGCGCGTTCTGGCGCGCGACGACGGTGATCTACTGGTACCTCGTCGTGGAAGGCTGCTTCCTCCTCGCCTCCGCTCCGGGGTTCGTGGGGATCCTCCTGCTCGAGCGGGATGCGAGCAACATCCCGCTGTATGCCCTGTGTCTTCTGCCGCTCGGCCCCGCGTTCTCGGCGGCGGTCTCCACGTTGGCGGCCCGGACGACGGCGGAGGAGCCGAACGTCTGGCCGAGGTTCTGGCGGGCGTACGCGCGCAACGTCGGCGACGTGCTCTGGGTCTGGGTCCCCGCACTCGCCATCGCCACCGTTCTCGGGACGACCGTGGCCTTCGGTGCGGCCGCCGGCGTCGACCTCTTCTTCACCGGCGCCGCGATCGTGCTCCTCGTCGTCGTGGCGCTGTGGGCGTCGCACGCCCTCACGATCGCGTCGTTCTTCCGCTTCCGCGCGCGCGACCTCGCGCGGCTCGCCCTGTACTACCTGGCCGCCAAGCCGCTGGTGACGCTCGGCTCGGCGTCGTATCTCGTGCTGGCGACAGCGGTCGTGGCGTTCGGATCCGATTGGATGCTGGCGCTCGCTGCGGTCGTGTTCGCCGCGTTCGCGGGGGCGAATGCCCGCCCGATGGTCGCCGATATCACCCAGCGGTTCATCGCGGACAACGGCTGA
- a CDS encoding alpha-glucuronidase encodes MTTSASHFEAVADGHPMWLPAAVAGELRGRTATILGEGVVIDTLRAEIARAGMTEVSADADLVIAPSGTVEDAPDGLGPEAFFHRVRGGRTVITYGGPNGGLYGWFHHLRHLACGSGEAAATHEPLHELRMLDHWDNVAVHPHMGQVERGYAGGSIFYDDGRLREDLSRVHAYARLLASVGINRVTINNVNVGRREARLLTDDLGTVERLAAIFRPWGIRTHLSINFASPLALGELDTSDPLEPAVQKWWTDAAARVFTRIPDFGGFLVKADSEGQPGPYAYGRDHADGANMLARAVAPFDGLVHWRAFVYNHHQDWRDRTTDRARAAYDTFVPLDGRFDDNVILQVKYGPLDFQVREPISPVIPGMTRTRVALELQVTQEYTGQQQHAVYLGPQWSEILAFEPTGDGTTLAETVRGGIAAVSNVGSDDFWTGHPLAQANLYAYGRLAWDPTLDPGMILDEWIALTFGADDRMRRSIRSILDDSWRTYEMYTAPLGVCFMVSPLNRHYGPDVDGYEYSAWGTYHFADRDGVGVDRTVETGTGFAGQYSEPWASRYESLDTVPDELVLFFHHVPYTHRLHSGATVIQHIYDTHFAGVERVEEMAVMWEELEDRVPSDLHRRVRDRFTEQRRSAIEWRDQINTYFWRKSGIADEVGRTIY; translated from the coding sequence ATGACCACGTCCGCATCCCATTTCGAAGCAGTTGCCGACGGGCACCCCATGTGGCTGCCCGCGGCCGTCGCCGGTGAACTCCGCGGCCGCACGGCGACGATCCTCGGCGAAGGCGTGGTGATCGACACGCTCCGCGCCGAGATCGCGCGCGCAGGGATGACGGAGGTCTCCGCGGACGCCGACCTCGTCATCGCTCCATCCGGCACGGTCGAGGACGCACCCGACGGGCTCGGCCCGGAGGCCTTCTTCCACCGCGTCCGCGGAGGTCGGACGGTGATCACCTACGGCGGCCCGAACGGCGGCCTCTACGGGTGGTTCCACCACCTACGCCACCTCGCCTGCGGGAGTGGCGAGGCGGCGGCCACCCACGAACCGCTGCACGAACTGCGCATGCTCGACCATTGGGACAACGTCGCGGTGCACCCCCACATGGGTCAGGTCGAGCGCGGCTACGCGGGCGGATCGATCTTCTACGACGACGGGCGGCTGCGCGAGGATCTCTCCCGGGTCCACGCCTATGCCCGGCTTCTGGCATCCGTCGGCATCAACCGCGTCACGATCAACAACGTCAATGTCGGACGCCGGGAGGCGCGCCTGCTCACCGACGATCTCGGCACGGTCGAGCGTCTGGCGGCGATCTTCCGCCCCTGGGGGATCCGCACCCACCTGTCGATCAACTTCGCCTCCCCGCTGGCGCTGGGGGAACTCGACACCTCCGATCCTCTTGAGCCTGCGGTGCAGAAATGGTGGACGGATGCCGCCGCCCGCGTCTTCACCAGGATCCCCGACTTCGGCGGCTTCCTGGTGAAGGCCGACTCGGAGGGACAGCCGGGGCCCTATGCGTACGGGCGCGACCACGCCGACGGCGCGAACATGCTGGCCCGGGCCGTCGCCCCCTTCGACGGCCTCGTGCACTGGCGCGCGTTCGTCTACAACCATCACCAGGACTGGCGCGACCGCACCACCGACCGGGCGCGCGCCGCGTACGACACCTTCGTCCCCCTCGACGGCCGTTTCGACGACAACGTGATCCTGCAGGTGAAGTACGGGCCTCTCGATTTCCAGGTGCGAGAGCCCATCTCACCGGTCATCCCCGGGATGACGCGCACCCGCGTCGCGCTCGAGCTGCAGGTCACGCAGGAGTACACCGGCCAGCAGCAGCACGCGGTCTATCTCGGACCGCAGTGGAGCGAGATCCTCGCGTTCGAGCCGACCGGAGACGGCACGACCCTCGCTGAGACGGTGCGAGGAGGGATCGCCGCCGTCTCGAACGTCGGATCCGATGACTTCTGGACCGGCCACCCCCTGGCGCAGGCGAATCTCTACGCCTACGGGCGTCTGGCCTGGGATCCGACACTCGACCCGGGGATGATCCTCGACGAGTGGATCGCGCTGACGTTCGGGGCCGACGACCGGATGCGACGAAGCATCCGTTCGATCCTGGATGACTCGTGGCGGACCTACGAGATGTACACCGCGCCGCTCGGGGTGTGCTTCATGGTCAGCCCGCTGAACCGCCACTACGGTCCCGATGTCGACGGCTATGAGTACTCCGCCTGGGGCACCTATCACTTCGCCGATCGCGACGGCGTGGGCGTGGACCGGACCGTGGAGACCGGGACCGGCTTCGCAGGCCAGTACTCCGAACCGTGGGCGAGCCGCTACGAGTCTCTCGACACCGTGCCGGACGAGCTGGTGCTCTTCTTCCACCACGTGCCCTACACCCATCGCCTCCACAGCGGGGCGACGGTGATCCAGCACATCTACGACACCCACTTCGCGGGCGTCGAGCGAGTTGAGGAGATGGCCGTGATGTGGGAGGAGCTCGAGGACCGGGTTCCGTCCGATCTGCATCGCCGCGTCAGAGATCGCTTCACCGAGCAGCGGCGGTCGGCGATCGAATGGCGCGACCAGATCAACACCTACTTCTGGCGGAAGTCGGGCATCGCCGACGAGGTCGGACGCACGATCTACTGA